The following are from one region of the Juglans regia cultivar Chandler chromosome 10, Walnut 2.0, whole genome shotgun sequence genome:
- the LOC109019815 gene encoding serine/threonine-protein kinase RIPK-like, translating into MTVKKIEWRSLFISCYKPQYPPPSKAKKVCASQTSFQRISLSDLSSTTLSEDLSISLAGSNLHVFTLAELKLITQNFAASNFLGEGGFGPVHKGFIDDKLRPGLKAQPVAVKNLDLDGTQGHKEWLTEVIFLGQMRHQHLVKLIGYCCEEEHRVLVYEYMPRGSLENQLFRRYSACLPWSTRMKIALGAAQGLAFLHEAEKPVIYRDVKAANILLDSDYSPKLADFGLAKDGPEGDDTHVSTRVMGTEGYAAPEYLMTGHLATMSDVYSFGVVLLELLTGRRSVDKSRPHREQNLVEWARPMLSDPRKLGRIIDPRLEGQYSENGARKAAALAYLCLSQRPKNRPTIRTVVKTLEPLKDFDDIPSGPFVYTIPAENDALHKDNLKESSKVQKESKKDSHKKENGQRAPHHHHEQQLHDGRHGHIRHQLNSPKSPKSPKYNHTDHTALRQNCRNGTDTPVHRMHVGRAA; encoded by the exons ATGACCGTCAAGAAAATCGAATGGAGATCACTATTTATAAGCTGTTACAAGCCTCAATACCCGCCGCCGTCCAAGGCCAAGAAAGTGTGCGCTAGTCAAACTTCTTTTCAAAGGATTTCACTCTCTGATCTGAGCTCGACTACACTTTCCGAGGACCTTTCCATATCTCTTGCTGGATCAAATCTGCATGTCTTTACACTTGCCGAGCTGAAGCTGATCACGCAGAATTTCGCGGCGTCTAACTTTCTTGGCGAAGGTGGGTTCGGACCCGTGCACAAGGGGTTCATTGATGACAAGCTCAGGCCTGGTCTAAAGGCTCAGCCCGTCGCCGTCAAGAATCTGGACTTGGATGGCACCCAAGGCCACAAGGAGTGGCTG ACAGAAGTGATATTTCTTGGGCAAATGAGGCATCAACACCTTGTGAAGTTGATAGGGTATTGCTGTGAAGAGGAACACAGAGTACTGGTATATGAATATATGCCAAGAGGCAGCTTAGAGAATCAACTATTCAGAA GATATTCTGCATGCCTTCCATGgtcaacaagaatgaaaattgCTCTAGGAGCTGCACAGGGTCTTGCATTCCTTCACGAAGCAGAAAAGCCTGTTATATATCGAGATGTTAAGGCTGCAAACATCTTGTTAGACTCA GATTACTCTCCCAAACTCGCGGATTTTGGGCTCGCAAAGGATGGTCCAGAAGGAGATGATACACACGTTTCCACACGAGTTATGGGCACCGAAGGCTATGCTGCTCCCGAATACCTCATGACCG GCCACTTGGCAACAATGAGCGATGTGTATAGCTTTGGAGTAGTACTGTTGGAGCTTCTCACAGGGAGAAGATCGGTGGACAAGAGCCGTCCACACAGAGAGCAGAACCTAGTCGAGTGGGCAAGGCCAATGTTGAGCGATCCCAGGAAACTCGGCAGAATCATCGACCCAAGACTGGAAGGACAATATTCTGAAAATGGGGCTCGGAAGGCGGCCGCACTGGCTTATCTATGCCTAAGCCAAAGGCCAAAGAATAGACCTACAATAAGAACTGTTGTCAAGACTTTGGAACCCCTCAAAGACTTCGATGACATTCCCAGTGGCCCATTCGTGTACACGATTCCAGCTGAAAATGATGCTCTGCATAAGGATAATCTCAAAGAATCATCCAAAGTACAAAAGGAATCGAAGAAAGATTCCCACAAGAAAGAGAATGGCCAACGAGCcccccaccaccaccatgaACAACAACTCCATGATGGCCGTCATGGTCATATAAGGCATCAGCTCAACTCACCAAAGTCACCAAAGTCACCCAAGTACAATCACACAGATCATACTGCTCTACGCCAAAACTGTAGAAATGGGACGGACACCCCGGTGCACCGGATGCATGTGGGCAGGGCGG